The proteins below come from a single Dinghuibacter silviterrae genomic window:
- a CDS encoding ATP-grasp domain-containing protein, translating into MKKIGLLFGQERSFPGAVIDRINALGHKGIVAEPVRIDKVIQGEGPGYAVIIDRISHDVPFYRAFLKNAALAGTAVINNPFWTSADEKFFNNCLATRIGVPVPRTVILPSRALPTDTSDQSFSNLTYPLDWEGIFGYVGFPAYMKPFAGGGWKNVYRLENKEAFFRHHQETEQLVMLLQEEIVFEEYYRCYCIGGKYVRIMPYEPRNPAHLRYESSFRPGPERLAQMEGIVLRLNRYLGYDFNTVELAVRDGVPYAIDFANPAPDADARSVGAENFEWVVETSARYAIERALACREGMDNLTWGEYIRTGAAGLPLVP; encoded by the coding sequence ATGAAGAAGATCGGACTCCTCTTCGGCCAGGAGCGCTCCTTCCCCGGCGCCGTCATCGACAGGATCAACGCCCTTGGTCACAAGGGTATCGTCGCCGAACCCGTCCGGATCGACAAAGTCATCCAGGGAGAGGGTCCCGGCTACGCCGTCATCATCGACCGCATTTCCCACGACGTCCCCTTTTACCGGGCCTTTCTCAAAAATGCAGCCCTGGCCGGCACGGCCGTGATCAATAATCCTTTCTGGACAAGCGCCGACGAAAAATTCTTCAACAACTGCCTCGCGACCCGTATCGGCGTGCCGGTACCCCGGACCGTCATCCTGCCGTCCCGGGCGTTGCCCACCGATACCTCCGACCAATCTTTTTCCAACCTTACCTATCCCCTCGACTGGGAAGGCATCTTTGGCTATGTCGGTTTCCCGGCCTATATGAAACCCTTTGCGGGTGGCGGCTGGAAAAACGTCTACCGGCTGGAAAACAAAGAGGCATTTTTCCGCCACCACCAGGAAACGGAGCAACTCGTCATGTTGCTCCAGGAAGAGATCGTTTTCGAAGAATACTATCGCTGCTACTGTATCGGCGGCAAGTACGTGCGCATCATGCCCTACGAGCCCCGGAACCCGGCCCACCTCCGGTATGAAAGTTCTTTCCGGCCGGGTCCCGAACGCCTCGCCCAGATGGAAGGCATCGTCCTGCGTCTCAACCGTTACCTGGGGTACGACTTCAACACCGTCGAGCTCGCCGTCCGGGACGGGGTGCCCTACGCCATCGACTTTGCCAATCCCGCGCCCGATGCGGACGCCCGGAGCGTGGGAGCGGAGAATTTCGAGTGGGTGGTGGAAACGTCGGCGCGGTACGCCATCGAGCGGGCGCTCGCGTGCCGCGAGGGGATGGACAACCTGACCTGGGGGGAGTATATCCGCACGGGGGCGGCGGGGCTGCCGTTGGTGCCGTAA
- a CDS encoding esterase family protein — MKEEYRKWHSPHLNQECNMLVFGHGGMPLVLFPTSQGRYYQNKDEGMLEAARWFVDEGKVRIYCPDSIDHLSWYNKDIPASARAYNQTCYDRMVLEEIVLPAQQETGVQRIATAGCSFGGYHAVNFAFRHPETVSYVFSMSGIFDISRFAPDGQDDNVYFNNPMDYIKGDNDPHLWRMGIVLGCGEQDVSLEDNRTLSRLLGDKNISHWLDVRAHAVHDWPLWRQMFPQYLSLLLPSY; from the coding sequence ATGAAGGAAGAATACCGCAAATGGCACTCTCCACACCTAAACCAGGAATGCAATATGCTGGTATTCGGCCATGGCGGAATGCCCCTGGTTCTTTTCCCCACTTCCCAGGGCCGTTACTATCAAAACAAGGATGAAGGTATGCTGGAAGCCGCCCGCTGGTTTGTTGATGAGGGCAAGGTTCGGATCTATTGCCCCGACAGCATCGACCACCTCAGTTGGTACAATAAGGACATCCCCGCCTCCGCCCGGGCCTATAACCAAACCTGTTACGACCGCATGGTCCTGGAGGAAATCGTCCTGCCCGCCCAACAGGAGACAGGCGTGCAACGCATCGCCACCGCGGGTTGCAGCTTCGGCGGCTACCACGCGGTCAATTTCGCCTTCCGTCATCCGGAAACCGTGAGCTACGTCTTCAGCATGAGCGGTATTTTCGACATTTCGCGGTTTGCCCCCGACGGTCAGGACGACAACGTCTATTTCAACAACCCGATGGACTATATCAAGGGAGACAACGACCCTCACCTTTGGAGGATGGGCATCGTGCTGGGCTGTGGCGAACAAGACGTCAGCCTGGAGGACAACCGTACCCTGAGCCGTCTCCTCGGGGACAAAAACATCTCCCACTGGCTGGACGTCCGCGCCCACGCGGTCCACGACTGGCCGTTGTGGCGGCAGATGTTTCCGCAGTATCTGTCGCTGTTGTTGCCCAGCTATTAG
- a CDS encoding alpha/beta hydrolase: protein MRIIATADRVVHLEKLEFASAFLRRHVRLDTYLPDPVEDPSDLRLLLFNDGQDVGGMGLPVLLEQLQGPPVLCVGIHAGKDRLSEYGTAARADYKGRGSKAFLYTHFIVQELLPFLEKTYRVTFAERAFAGFSLGGLSAMDIVWNHPHLFRTAGVFSGSFWWRFKGYDDGYSEETDRIMHAQVRSGRGGSPEQRFFFECGTADETADRNHNGVIDVIDDTLDLIGDMEESGIPRTNIHYLEVPGGKHDKDTWAAALPEFLEWGWGR from the coding sequence ATGAGGATCATCGCCACGGCGGACCGCGTGGTGCATTTGGAAAAGTTGGAATTCGCGTCCGCCTTTTTGAGGAGACATGTCCGTTTGGATACATACTTGCCCGACCCTGTGGAAGACCCGTCAGACCTCCGGCTCCTGTTGTTCAACGACGGGCAGGACGTCGGCGGAATGGGGCTCCCGGTGCTTTTGGAACAACTACAGGGGCCGCCCGTCCTGTGTGTGGGGATCCACGCAGGCAAGGACCGTCTGAGCGAATACGGTACCGCCGCACGCGCGGACTACAAGGGGAGGGGCTCCAAGGCATTTTTATATACCCACTTTATCGTCCAGGAACTGCTCCCGTTTCTGGAGAAAACCTACCGGGTCACTTTTGCCGAACGTGCTTTTGCCGGTTTTTCACTGGGCGGTTTGTCCGCCATGGATATCGTGTGGAACCATCCGCACCTGTTCCGGACCGCGGGTGTTTTTTCGGGTTCGTTCTGGTGGCGGTTTAAAGGATATGACGACGGCTATAGCGAAGAAACCGACCGGATCATGCACGCGCAGGTCCGGAGCGGGAGGGGCGGGAGCCCGGAGCAACGCTTCTTTTTTGAATGCGGTACCGCCGATGAGACCGCGGACCGCAACCATAACGGGGTGATCGATGTCATTGACGACACCCTCGACCTCATCGGGGACATGGAAGAAAGCGGTATCCCGCGCACGAACATTCATTACCTGGAAGTACCTGGGGGGAAGCACGACAAGGACACCTGGGCGGCTGCCCTTCCGGAATTTCTGGAGTGGGGGTGGGGCCGCTAG